Genomic segment of Aquarana catesbeiana isolate 2022-GZ linkage group LG09, ASM4218655v1, whole genome shotgun sequence:
cagggcgaacttaccaaactgccccccccccaaaaaaagatgtatgagcattatgtgtcaacccccccccccccccccccccccaaaaaaaaaaaatcaagcactaatctgcatgcttaccctcccctaaaaatctcccctcccagcacacatcttTGCTCCCCTTCCATCTTGaatcctctctctcctcaatgtCCACTCACTGTATACCATTTcctttatattttttcttctttatctttATTTCTCCTCATCACTTTTAGATTTCAAAAACTACTTGTGATTGTGATGTATTTGTGTATTTATGTACTTTAAATACTTTCTTACATAATTGTGCTGCTGGGTCTCAAAATTCTCCTTTTCATTTTTTGTAGGTATGACTCCATCCATCATTACAAACATGTGGAGAGTAAAAGATTGGGAAAGAACAGCTACAAAGAGCAGTTTGTCTTCATCTACAGGTATGGTAGAGGTAGATGTTTCCTTAGCCTAGGTACACACTGGCACCGGgattgaactcgcacaatttcatatctgcatgtcagtctgacttcgggggcgatttcagagacatctgtatgggttgctgcacagatgtctatacaaatcgcaccccaaagtcaggagtacaggaactacttttggtgcTGTGCTGCAAAGTCGGCGCcgcactgattcggacggtgccatttccggcaatagccaccgatttggcatgcgatttgacatgtcaaatcgcatcaatgtgaacctaggcttaaagtggatgtaaacccttacatatacccagtgaagtgaacagcccaagataatacacagggattaaacaaatcttcctacattcgttttacatgtatatctgctgtcttcagctttatatactgtttagaaagtgcacgtcctgttagaattttctcttcctgattcacctgtggttgtggattcttgccatacactgtaagacagctgattggaggaaaggcacacacccccactccatatAGGCAGAAAGAGGAAGAaacaatgcagagctgtgctgtgaaaatGCATCATCCCCGACACAAATctcagcctggttttatctcagttgacggagaacttgtcagaagttatcatgctgataacagaagaacggagcaggagaaagccacgggacttaagGCTTTGAAGAGAGAAAAGTAAACACTAGAAAGATGtctccagctcaaatttcatgaatggggtttacacccactttaaagaagaactcaagtcaaaactttttttttttttttgctttagatttGGTTAAAATAAGGTAGCATTACAatcttcttgtttttttccccatctggaaattttctttcactttcagtcccAGAATCATGGCAGGATGTAAGTGGAAGTCCTGCAAAGCGAGAAGCATTTTGCTATTGACAGCTATCCCCTGAACAGGTACCCCTTCTGGgtgatttcccctcacctcctgtttcAGTGACAACAGTAACATGTTTGATTTTGCCTTCTGTTTATGTTCCAATTACAAAATTGAATACAGACAGTAATGAAAAGCCAGCAAAGGGTGTTTCCCCACTCTAGCCAAAAGTAAAAATGCCCAAATGCAAATGCAACAAAAGCATGACCCCAATTTACATCAATCAGCTAAAACATCATGTCCAATCACCATAATCTGTCAGGGTATGGAGTACTCTAGACCTCTGGAGGTATGCTGTGAAATCTGGCACCAAACCATCAGTAGATAATCCATTAAGTCCTGTGAGGtgtggcctccatggatcagacttgtttttccagcacatcccacagacgtTTGATTGAATTGAGATCTAGAGAATGTGGAGTCAACAACTCaaactcgttgtgttcctcaaaccatttttgaatgcatcagaccaggccaccttcttccatagcCCTGtgttccagttctgatgctcacgtgcctatTTTAGATACTTTTGGCTGTGTACACGGGTCATTGTGGGTGCCCTGGccggtctgcagctacacagccccatgtGCAACAAACGGTGATTCACTgtatgttctgacacctttctattaaAACCAACATTACCTTTTTatgcaatttgagctacagtagttcTTCTCTTGGATCGGACTACAGAGGCCAGCCTTTACTCCCCACATGTATCAATGAACcctggccacccatgaccctgtacCAGGTCACTTTtttcttccttggaccacttttgttgGGTCCTGAcaactgcagaccgggaacatcccacaagagctacagttttggagtttctctgacccagtcatctaaccATTGCTGTATATTTTGGCCCCTGTCAAAGTCGTTtaaatccttatgcttgcccatttttctgctttcaacacatcaacttcagggacatgttcacttgctgcctaatataccccacccactttcagatgccattgtaatgagaaaATCTATATTATTCACTTTACCTGGCAGTGGTCATAATGTATTGGTTGattggtgtatactgtatgtgccaGTACACCCTTTAGGTTAATTTGTCAAAAACTTGaacatatagtaaaaaaaatgcatgaaggaGGTCAACTCCGGTAAAGGGGTTCTAagggcaaaaaagttttttttaccttaatgcattctgtgcattaaggtaaaaaaccttcatgtGTCTGTGCCTCCCCTCACCCCTAAACACCTACCTGAGTCAGATCTCTATCCAGCCCTGTGCCTGTCTGCAGAAGCTCTTCTCTATTCTCACAGTAGACTcggcagcagggggagccattggctcctgctgctatcagtcaaatCCAGTGGGAGGGGTGCAGGGGGTGGGGCTGGACCTGTCCACGTGTCTGCCCCCACAGCAATTGTGTTGCTATGGGGAAGACACAGAATAGGAGGTGCCGGGATCGCTGGCGCAggacccccagaagaggaggtttgtggcCACCCGATGCAATACCATTGTACaaggcaggtaagtagaacatgtgtgttattttaatttgaaaaaaaaacaggctttacaattactttaaacccACATCAAAACAATTAGGAGATCAGAGCTATAACTAAAGGAAGCTGAAGTTATACAGaattaaatatttttctttaaaaaaaaatcaatatcttGGCCCTGTCCATTTGACCGCCCTATTGGCCAATTACACCACCCATCACATTAAAGAACTAACAAGGAGGCCCAGGGGGTAAAAGGCAGTGGATTGGCTCTGAAGAAGGGGGGATCTCCCCTCAAAAAGCGTCAGCCATCACTGAGGGTCTTCTCATGGTTGTGAATTGCCTGGTGGACCATGTGGTCTGTGACTGTTGGAAACTGATGATCTTGAGTATATATCCGTTTTACTGTTCCAGCTAaatttgttattaaccacttcacctccagaaggtttaacctccttcctgaccaggccattttttgtgacacggcactgtgttactttaactgacagtttcgtagtcgtgcgatgatgtacccaaataaaatggatgtatgtggaggggggtgtgtgcctttcctccaatcagctgtctcacagtgtatggcaagaatccacacccacaaaatctgcagtttttcgggtctcataacagacagatgggagacatttgacaggtaagcaAACaaagatatttgggggggcacaccctaaaagatgcattaaagctggtgcagccataagaccataaaacataacaaaatattacagcgcacacatgcaaaaaagacatttacctcctgcaaggctatttaaaacacctaaacattttcaaaaaatatggggatttggtcacaccatattgctttatggtgcttaagcccacttactgcgacaaagtatcccatagttagtgggtcctacgctatccataaaattggagatcctgcttctctgaaccatgggagacatacactcctctatatgggagaactaaaggtctccacctatgacacaggtggacaatAATGAGAGGCAATGATGAGCCAGGTAAGGCTACAtgaaggaggcatgtatatccttatagataaccactatggcagtagtttagaaaggatgagagttgGCTTACAtcaatataaatatttaaatattttttccacaaaatgcCTATTTTGAATTTCCCAGATCTGTGAAAGGTTTACATTAATACAAACTGCTGTTGACAAACATTTAAATATTGTTTTATGTAAATGATGGGGTCGTAAAGAGTGAGCTTGGTCCTGGACCAACATCATTTTTAGTAGTTGTCAATAACTCCTACAAGTTGCACAATTTACTTGCTGCAGATCTGCAATTGTCTCCACCTAGAGTTGTAACTATGGCTCTCCTTACTTGGCAGATCTGACTCAGTAAAGGTCGTCGACTGGTATCAGTATGTGGAAGAACATCCAGATCACCCTGAGGCCTTTGCAAGAGAACCGTTTGTTGTCCGCTTCCACTCACCAAGGACTGGTAGGTTGTAGTTATTGACTCTTGCTGTCTCTGTGAAGAACAGGCATGTCAATCTCAAATATAACAGCAGGCTGCATTTAGGGAAATTAGGGGTCAGTTTATGTCTGCTAAAGGTCACATCAACAAAACACAAATCGCTAAGGTCTACAAAGAAGGAGCAAATGGTTCTCACATGGCCCAGGCTAGTGTTCAATCCAGGGCAGTAAACTTTAATGCATATTGGGTGACAGACTGCCCCTGAGTACTGCAGTAGGACCACTTTAGCTtccatcaaatgctttttcaatgaGTAGTACGTCTTGATAAACATGTCAAAATTTAAAATGTTCTTTGTGACAGTTATTAAAGACTTTGCCCTGATGTCTCATCACACTTGTCCAAGGGAAGCAGCCAAGGAGATCAACCGTCTCTTGCAGGTCATGTTGGAGGTGAAGAGTCGCTGGAGAATTGAGGTAGGCATGGAGATGTTTGTTCTATAGGTCATTGTTTTCCTAACCTCCACAGGGCCAGATTAGGCTCAACAACGAAAGTCATACAGGCACACAACCTAGTAACAGTTTTAgtggtatcaggaaccatgaatcagaccgagacagaagtaaagttaaatcacacttgcttaataataataataataataaaaaggtaaacagagtaagcgtagtcaaaacaagccagagttcagtaaccgggacgggtagtcagccaagcaaatgtcagagaaccagagataaacgtagtagtacagcaagcaggatcaggagccagaacaaacgtcagccgagcaagtcttcaacaggaacacaggagaaagtctctgtgatgttgacaaaggtgaaggcagagatcaagtgatctggatgactttaagtaggcaggactgacgatcaGAATCAACAACaggtgggtaactgtggagagagatgggagctggcaattagccgacagctgagcggccagctcagagaaggaagggctgagcccagccctgacaggtggaAGATGTTTCTACTAGCAGTATGTTATTTAAAGGTATGTAAGGCGGCCATTGCGAACTTGTGCCTGAAAATAATAGCTGATCAGCTATCATATTGATCCTCTGAATTCAATACTTCCTAAATAACTGGTCTACAGCAAGCATGCAGAGCAGGAAGGTCAGAGCTCCTGCTAAGTCTACATTCAGTCTGTGGGACCATTCGCAAGGTACAGCGCGGCTCGTGTATGCACAGTGGAAAACCAGCTGCGAAGCCGCAagcagtcacagccagcttcctaaAGTAAACATGCCAACGCCTGGACCCGAAGGTGGCTGAAGAggcggcttgggtgaggacagcactggatccttaGAGAGGtaggtgtcctattattaaaaagtTAGcaactatagtatttgtagctgctgactcttaaattTTTCTGTTTTCAGAGTGAAGAAccacttttttttaatcattaccaatttttaataaagaatttagaaaaaaaggaaaaataaaaagatACATGCACTGTATTCCAAACAGACATTTTGCAGTCAAAGCACAccaaataataatacataaaacattAGCAAAATGGAGTAAAAGACATAAACAACTAGACAAGTACACCAACATAAATCGCAATTGATCACAGCTCAAAGTTGGGAGTGTGCTGGTATTTAAGTATCAAAAGAAAACTCAGTGCTATACAATAAATATAGCCTAAAAACTTGAGTACAAAATATTCCATAAATGGAgactaagaaaaaaaacagcagaagCAAAATAAAAAGGAGGGAAAAGGAGACTGCCACAACATTCCAGATCCCCGGTAAGAACCTAGCGACCAAGGTGGGAGCAAAATCAGAGGAGATCCGTTCAGGGTGGGTCTTCGTTAAGGTGCCACAACTCCCATATTAGGTTATGGACTTCTACTTTGAAGAACTACTTTAACAATTGCTACATCTGTCTCTCCCAGTCTGGTTCATGTTATGTAAGGCTAAGAAGGGTAATAATAAGACACACTTATGAATTacggtattaaaaaaaaatatatttgtgtatCTTCCTATATACTTGATTACATTGTTGGAAGGTGGAGACCTACACAAACAGGGAAAATACACAGCTGCTGTGCAAATAGAGCCCTGGTGTAGATTTAACCCACATTCCCAGTGCAGCAGGGCAAGTGTACAAGCTAATATATAGTTCAGATATTCATAGGAATGTTTATAACAGGACTACAGCAATAGGTACTTTTGTATGGAAAATAATGTATTACATTCTTCTGTGATCTTAGAGTGTTATGCTTCTTGGAGATCTGAATGCAGCTTGTGGCTACGTGACGAATGAGGAATGGAGGAATATTCAAAGGAAGAGCAGTAATACTTTCCACTGGCTGATCAGTGATAAAGACGACACAacagtaaacacaaaaacacattGTGCCTATGACCGGTAAATACAGGGATAGAAAGAAATGGGATTAATTCTGGTCCTGAAGTATTTGAAATAACCAACTTCCTTTATATTCACACAGCATTGTTGTACATGGAGAAGAATTCCTCAAAGCAATTATACCAGGATCTGCCAAACCATTCAACTTCCAGAAAAAATTTGTGCTCTCTGAAGAAGAGGTAGGAGTAACTCTTGTTGGGTTTTGTCATAAATGTTCTCATTTGTAGCAAACCTTCATTATAGGGTGTAAAGCCAGAGGCATAACTAGGACCTTTAGGGTCCCCCTGACCTCCAGCTCTGGAGCTTCCCTCCGTGCCCAATGACAGAACAGCGACCCTGTTAGTTCCGCCACTGGCGTTAGTAGTTTTTttattcttgttatttttttttttaattattttatacaactttattttattttttttttacaatattattttttttaggagcaCCATTGGGGGTTTTTGGTGGgatatcaggggtctgaacagaactctgatgttccacctttgagacagagaaaggagattgggaTACAGCCTTCAAGcaccatctctgcagcctcagctgcacagaatgaatggacaag
This window contains:
- the LOC141108314 gene encoding deoxyribonuclease-1-like, with protein sequence MRPYPSRSYMMKTPVLLLFLLGLHISAATFKICAFNIKSFGEAKASNKKIMGTLVKILSRCDISAIQEVRDSKGEAVPALMTELNRYDSIHHYKHVESKRLGKNSYKEQFVFIYRSDSVKVVDWYQYVEEHPDHPEAFAREPFVVRFHSPRTVIKDFALMSHHTCPREAAKEINRLLQVMLEVKSRWRIESVMLLGDLNAACGYVTNEEWRNIQRKSSNTFHWLISDKDDTTVNTKTHCAYDRIVVHGEEFLKAIIPGSAKPFNFQKKFVLSEEEALEVSDHFPVEVNLRTDPRMDREL